A window of Polaribacter litorisediminis contains these coding sequences:
- a CDS encoding DUF885 domain-containing protein produces the protein MKKIKLAFLATLLLFISCNQKNKETSISKENADFNQLLVDYNEGKLKINPVMNATFAGDSRYNDYFPNFLSDDYQESLKSFYLDFKTKLTNFKDADLTESQKMSKAVLAWDCKMALAQSSFKNDVLLPINQMWSINLTMGQLASGSSAQPFKTVKDYENWLKRLEQYTIWLETAETRMKQGIEEGYVLPKSLIKKVVPQFETLTKVNTTTEGIVDVSEHLFYAPIKILPEGFSAEEKAALTKKYTEILNDQLIPSFKSLAIFLKSEYLSAGRESSGISAIPSGKEYYNHAIKFYTTTNMTADEIHNLGLKEVARILLEMEKIKQQVGFNGSLKDFFNEVRNDKKLMPYQAPKEILANFNAIHEKIKPQLEKLFDKKPKTPFTVKQTEKFREASSSAEYNPGPLDGSKPGVFYVPIPNAITYNGFQDEALFLHEAIPGHHYQISLTQESTTLPAFRKTLWYSAYGEGWALYTENLGKELGLYTDPYQYFGMLGMEMHRAIRLVVDTGIHAKGWSREKAIQYSLDNEAESEAGITSEIERYMAMPGQALSYKIGQLKIRELRAKAKTSLGEKFDIRQFHNQILETGCIPLALLENKIDQWIEASK, from the coding sequence GCCGATTTCAATCAGCTTTTAGTAGATTATAATGAAGGTAAATTAAAAATAAACCCCGTTATGAATGCTACTTTTGCCGGTGATAGCAGATATAATGATTATTTCCCAAATTTTTTATCCGATGATTATCAAGAAAGTTTAAAAAGTTTTTATTTAGATTTTAAAACTAAACTTACCAACTTTAAAGATGCTGATTTAACAGAAAGCCAAAAAATGAGTAAGGCTGTTTTAGCTTGGGATTGTAAAATGGCTTTAGCACAAAGTAGTTTTAAAAATGATGTTTTATTACCCATAAATCAAATGTGGTCTATTAATTTAACCATGGGTCAATTAGCAAGTGGTTCTAGTGCGCAACCGTTTAAAACAGTTAAAGATTACGAAAATTGGTTAAAGAGATTAGAGCAGTATACTATTTGGTTAGAAACTGCTGAAACCAGAATGAAACAAGGAATTGAAGAGGGGTATGTTTTACCAAAATCATTAATTAAAAAAGTAGTTCCTCAGTTTGAAACTTTAACCAAAGTAAATACAACTACAGAAGGAATTGTAGACGTTTCTGAGCATTTATTTTATGCACCCATAAAAATATTACCAGAAGGTTTTTCTGCAGAGGAAAAAGCTGCTTTAACAAAAAAATATACAGAAATTTTAAATGATCAATTAATTCCGTCTTTTAAATCTTTGGCAATATTCTTGAAATCAGAATATTTATCTGCAGGAAGAGAAAGTAGTGGTATTTCAGCAATTCCGAGTGGAAAAGAATATTACAATCATGCCATAAAATTTTACACAACCACAAACATGACTGCTGATGAAATTCATAATTTGGGCTTAAAAGAGGTTGCTAGAATTTTATTAGAAATGGAAAAAATAAAACAGCAAGTTGGATTTAACGGCTCTCTAAAAGATTTTTTTAATGAAGTTAGAAATGACAAAAAATTAATGCCATATCAAGCGCCAAAAGAAATTTTAGCGAACTTTAATGCCATTCATGAAAAAATAAAACCGCAATTAGAAAAGTTATTTGATAAAAAACCAAAAACTCCTTTTACAGTAAAACAAACTGAAAAATTTAGAGAAGCCTCTTCAAGCGCAGAATACAATCCTGGACCCTTAGACGGCTCTAAACCTGGTGTTTTCTATGTTCCAATTCCAAATGCCATAACTTATAATGGTTTTCAAGATGAAGCTTTATTTTTACACGAAGCCATTCCAGGGCATCATTATCAAATTTCTTTAACGCAAGAAAGTACAACTTTACCCGCTTTTAGAAAAACACTTTGGTATAGTGCTTATGGTGAAGGTTGGGCTTTATATACAGAGAATTTAGGAAAAGAATTGGGTTTATATACAGATCCTTACCAATATTTTGGGATGTTAGGGATGGAAATGCACAGAGCAATTCGATTAGTAGTAGATACCGGAATACATGCAAAAGGCTGGTCTAGAGAAAAAGCGATACAATATTCTTTAGACAATGAAGCTGAATCTGAAGCCGGAATTACCTCTGAAATTGAACGTTATATGGCGATGCCTGGACAAGCATTATCTTATAAAATTGGGCAGTTAAAAATTAGAGAATTGCGTGCAAAAGCAAAAACTTCTTTAGGAGAAAAATTTGATATTCGACAATTCCATAATCAAATTTTAGAAACAGGTTGTATTCCTTTAGCTTTATTAGAAAACAAAATTGACCAATGGATTGAAGCCAGCAAATAA